The following is a genomic window from Thioclava electrotropha.
GAACACGGTTTCGCGAGCAGGGCAGGAATTCCTTGTCTTGACGCTTTAGGGTTGCATTAAATGAACCATCGTTCATTTAATATGAACGCCCCCATGGAGGATCGTTGGCCCGATGTGCCGGCGATGGGGTGTCAGAGGAGGAAATCATGCATAGCGAGACGAACCCGCACCCTGAACTCGGTGTGGCCCCGAAACGCGGTCTGGCCCATGTCGCAGGACCGACCGATACCCCGCTGATCGAGGATACGATCCCGGCCGTGCTGAAGCGCACCGCCGCGCGTTGGCCCGATCGCGAGGCTGCCATCTTCACCTCGGAAGGCATCCGCTGGACCTGGGCGGAATTCGCGGCACGGGTCGATCGGCTCGCCTCGGGTCTGCTTGCGCTCGGTCTTCGCCATGGCGACCGGCTCGGCATCTGGTCACCCAACCGCTCGGAATGGCTGCTGACGCAATTCGCGACGGCGCGGATCGGGGTGATCCTCGTGAACATCAACCCGGCCTATCGTCTGCACGAGCTGGAATTCGCGCTGCGCAAGACCGGCTGCCGGGGGCTGGTGCTGGCGGAGACCTTCAAGAGTTCGGACTACCTGTCGATGGTTCAGCGCCTGCTGCCGGAACTTGCGAAAAGTGAGCCCGGCCAGCTCGAGACGCGCAAACTGCCCGACCTGCGCGACATCATCACGATTGGCGAGACCCAGCATCCCGGATGTCATCGCTTCTCGGATGTGGAGGCGCTGGGCGAGGCGCAGGACCGGGCCGCGCTCGATCCGATCACCGCTCGGCTCGACCCGAATGAGCCGATCAACATCCAGTTCACCTCCGGCACGACCGGGTCGCCGAAAGGCGCGACGCTGACCCATCGCAACATCGTCAACAACGCGCATTTCGTGACCCACGCGATGCTGGCGACCGAACAGGACCGCGTCTGCATTCCGGTGCCGTTCTATCACTGCTTCGGCATGGTGATGGGCACGCTGGGCTGCGTCACCAAAGGCGCGACCATCGTCGTCCCCAGCGAGGGCTTCGATCCCCAGAGTGTGCTGGAATGCGTCGCCGCCGAGCGCTGCACCGCGCTTTACGGCGTGCCGACCATGTTCGTTGCGATCCTGGAGCATCCCGATTTTGCGAACCACGATCTGTCCTCGTTGCGCACCGGCATCATGGCGGGCGCGCCCTGTCCGATCGAGGTGATGAAGCAGGTGCAGTCGAAGATGCACATGTCCGAGGTGACCATCGCCTACGGCATGACCGAAACCGCGCCGGTCTCCTTCCAGTCGGCCACCGATACGCCCTTGGAGAAACGTGTCTCCTCGGTGGGGCTGGTGCAGCCGCATCTCGAGGTGAAGATCGTGCGCGAGGATGGCTCGCTTGCCAATGTGGGCGAGCAGGGCGAACTGCTGACGCGCGGCTACTCGGTCATGTGCGGCTATTGGGGCGAGCCCGAGCGCACGGATGAGGCGCTCGATGCCGACGGCTGGATGCATACGGGCGATCTCGCCCGGATCGACAGCGAAGGCTATTGCAACATCACGGGTCGGGTGAAGGACATGATCGTACGCGGCGGCGAGAACGTCTATCCGCGCGAGGTCGAGGAATTCCTCTACACCCATCCCGATATCAGTCAGGCGCAGGTCTTCGGGATACCGGATCACAAGTTCGGCGAGATCGTCGCCGCATGGATCGTGCCGCGCAACGGGGCCGAGTTGACCGAAGATGCTATCCGCGCGTTCTGCCGCGACGAGATTGCGCATTTCAAGGTTCCGGCGGTGATCCGGTTCAAGGATAGCCTGCCGCTGACGGTCTCGGGCAAGCCGCAGAAATTCGTCATGCGCGATGCGATGATCGAGGAGCTGGAACTGGAGGTCGAGGCGACTGCCTGAGACGTCTCAAGCTTTAAGCGCCGCGCGGGTTACCCGCGCGGCGCTCTCTGCGTCAGGCTGCGTCCTTGGGTTTATGCGTGCCATTGAACCGCGAGCGCAGCGGAAGCAGGCTCAGCGCCGCCGTCGTCGCAAAACCTGCGCCCGCCAGGAAGGTCCATTGCGCGCCGCCGATTTCCCAGAGCGCCCCGGCAAGCACGCTGGCAATCAGCAGCCCCACGCCGGTCACGAGGTTGAACATGCCGAAGGCGGTGCCGCGCAGCTCTGCCGGGACCGCCTCGGCCACAAGCGCGGCCAGCAGTCCCTGGGTGAAGCCCATATGCATCCCCCAGAGCAGCACGCCGACTGCAAGCCCGCCGACCCCGCCGACCAGCGCTAGCGTCAGGTCCGCCGCGATCAACAGCCCCAGCCCGACCAGCAGCAGCCCGACGCGACCGACCCTGTCGGACAACGCCCCCACCGGATAGGCGATCAGCGCATAGACCGCGTTCATGCCCACCAGAACCAGCGGCACCAGCATCACCGGGATGCCGTCGTCATTGGCGCGCAGGATCAGGAAGGCCTCGCTGAACCGGGCGAGGGTG
Proteins encoded in this region:
- a CDS encoding AMP-binding protein: MHSETNPHPELGVAPKRGLAHVAGPTDTPLIEDTIPAVLKRTAARWPDREAAIFTSEGIRWTWAEFAARVDRLASGLLALGLRHGDRLGIWSPNRSEWLLTQFATARIGVILVNINPAYRLHELEFALRKTGCRGLVLAETFKSSDYLSMVQRLLPELAKSEPGQLETRKLPDLRDIITIGETQHPGCHRFSDVEALGEAQDRAALDPITARLDPNEPINIQFTSGTTGSPKGATLTHRNIVNNAHFVTHAMLATEQDRVCIPVPFYHCFGMVMGTLGCVTKGATIVVPSEGFDPQSVLECVAAERCTALYGVPTMFVAILEHPDFANHDLSSLRTGIMAGAPCPIEVMKQVQSKMHMSEVTIAYGMTETAPVSFQSATDTPLEKRVSSVGLVQPHLEVKIVREDGSLANVGEQGELLTRGYSVMCGYWGEPERTDEALDADGWMHTGDLARIDSEGYCNITGRVKDMIVRGGENVYPREVEEFLYTHPDISQAQVFGIPDHKFGEIVAAWIVPRNGAELTEDAIRAFCRDEIAHFKVPAVIRFKDSLPLTVSGKPQKFVMRDAMIEELELEVEATA